From the genome of Thauera chlorobenzoica:
TACAACGAGGTCTCGGAGTTCCCGGTGTTCACGATCGAGCGCATCACCATGCGGCGCGACCCGATCTACCACAGCACTTATACCGGCAAGCCGCCCGACGAGCCGGCGATGCTCGGGCTGGCCTTGAACGAGGTCTTCGTGCCGCTGCTGCAGAAGCAGTTTCCCGAAATCGTCGACTTCTACCTGCCGCCCGAAGGCTGCTCCTACCGCCTCGCCGTGGTCAGCATCCGCAAGCAGTACCCGGGCCATGCCAAGCGCGTGATGTTCGGGATCTGGAGCTTCCTGCGCCAGTTCATGTACACCAAGTTCATCATCGTGGTGGACGACGACGTGGACATCCGCGACTGGAAGGAAGTGATCTGGGCGCTGACCACGCGCATCGACGCCACCCGCGACACCACGCTGGTCGACCACACCCCGATCGATTACCTCGACTTCGCCAGCCCGGTCGCCGGGCTGGGGAGCAAGATGGGGCTGGATGCGACCAACAAGTGGGCGGGGGAGACGAACCGCGAATGGGGCCGTCCGATCGTCATGGATGAGGCCGTCAGGCGCCGGGTCGACGCGCGCTGGGCCGAGTTCGGCTTGTGAGTTCCGTGCGCGCGCAGGCCGGTCCGGGGTATTGTTCCGGTGCGTGTGCCGGGACCGGGCACATGATCCGGCCGGCTGCCGGCTGCCTCCGGGTGGGGGCGGTGGTGGCACGGCGTGGCCCCGGTCCGGCGGATTTTCCATTCCATCCCGAGCGGAGGCTGTGCTGCCGATGAACTACCCCGAACCTTCCCCCCCACCCCTGCAGGCCGGCCAGCCGAGCGAGAACATGGTCACCGTCGCCCATCTGGTCTATGCCCTGCACGCCTTCGCGGTGTTTTCCGGGGTCGTCGGCTCGGCGACCATCGTCGGCAGCTTCATCGCCAGCCTGCCGTCGATCGCCGCGGTGGCGCTGAACTACTGGAACCAGGCCGCGGTGCGCGGTACCTGGCTGGAGAGCCATTTCCGCTGGCAGATCCGCACCTTCTGGTTCGCCGTGCTGTGGGTCGCGCTGGCGGTGCTGATGGTGCTCACCGTGATCGGCTTTCCGTTCGCGCTGCTGGTCGTCGCCCTGGTCGGACTGTGGGTGGTGTACCGGGTGGTGCGCGGCTGGTGGGTGCTGGCCGGGCGGCGCACGCTGCCGATGCACTGAGCGGCGGGCCGCCTACGGCGCCCCGTTGGCCCACAGCCATTCGAGCAGCGCGTCCTGGGCGGCGGCAGCGCTCGCGGCTTCGGGGTGGGCGACCATCATCACCACCGCGTGGCGGCGGCCGTGGCGGTCGAGCAGGTAGCCGGCCATCGTCCGGACGCCGTCGAGGGTGCCGGTCTTGATGTGGGCGTGGCCGCGCGCCGGGCTGGCGGCCAGGCGCCCGCGGGCGGTCCCATCGACGCCCGCAAGCGGCAGCGCAGCGAGGAATTCCGGCATCCACGGCCGCCGCCAGGCGGCGAGCAGGAGCTGGCCCAGGCTGTCGGCGCGGATGCGCTCGATGCGCGACAGCCCGGAGCCGTTTTCGATCACCAGCCCGGTCGCGTCGATGCCGGCGGCAGCGAGCGCCGCGGTCGCGCTGCGCGCGCCGTCGGCGACCATGTCCGGCACCGGCGGCCGATCCCCGGGCGTCGCCGGGGGAGGGCGGTGTCCGCCTCAGCGTCGCCGATTGTGCTGTGCGCGCCGAGGGTGGCGAGGAGCTGGCGGGCGATGACGTTGCTCGACCACTTGTTCATCTCGCGCACGACTTCGGCCAGCGCCGGGGAGTCGTCGCCGAGCAGTTCGCGGCTGGCGGCGGGCAGCACCCCGGGGCGCACCCTGCCGTCCACCCTGCCGCCCACTTCGGCCCACAGCCCGGCCACCAGGGCGATGCCGAAGTCGGCCGGCGGCAGCGGCGCCGCGCTCCATGTGCGGGGCCCGCAGGCGGCCGGCAGGCTGCCGCTCAGCACCAGGCGGGGGCCGGCTTCGAGGCGGGCCTGGAGATCGCCATACCACAGCCCGCAGGGCGCGTCCGAGGTCAGGATGCGGTTGTCGATGACGACGCCGGCGAGCGGCGGTTCGGCGGCGAGTGCCACCGGTTCACTGGCGGCGCGGCCCGGAAACAGGCCGAGGAGCAGGGTGTTGTAATGCAGCAGCAGGCCGTGCGGGCCGCTGTTGTAGGGGCGCAGGCCGCGGCCGTCGAAGGCGTCGGGGTCGTGCGGCGGCAGGCGCAGCGCCGAGGCGTCGAGGACGATGTCGCCGGCGATGCGCTCGATGCCGAGCGCGCGCAGCCGGCGCAGCAGCTTCCACAGGCGCTCCTGGCCGAGCATCGGGTCGGCGCCGCCCACCAGGTAGAGGTCGCCGTGCAGCACGCCGTCGCGCAGCGTGCCGCTGGCGGCGATCCGGGTGCGCCAGGTGTGGGCGGGGCCGAGCCGTTCGAAGGCGGCGAAGGCGGTGACCAGCTTCATCACCGAGGCCGGATTCATCGGCTCTCCGGCGTTGAGCGCGAGGACCGGCTGCTGCCCATCGACCGGCTGCGCCCAGACCGCGACCGCTGCGGCGGGGATGCCGGCGGCGCCGAGCGCGAGCGCTACCGGCGGCGGCAGGGCGCGGTCGGCGAGCGCCGCCTGCTGGAGGCCAAGTGTCAGCCCCAGCGCCAGCCCCAGCGCGGCGAGCAGGCGCCGGAAGGGTGTCAATGTGAAGTGAATTGGCATATGCGAACTTCCTGCACAGGGGGCGCCGCAGAGGGGTAGAATCCCTGCCTCCGGCGCTCCGGTGATGGCGTCATTTTAGCCGCAGCAGCGACCTACGACGCCGGCCCGGGGGCGCAGCCAGAGGACGGGAAAAAGCATGAGTGGATTCGGGCACTACGATCAGACTGCACAGGCGCTCGAACGGGAAATCCGCCGTTACGGGATCGCGATCGGGCTGGACTGGAGCGACAGCGCGCGCTTGCGCACGCTCGCGCGCGAGGCGCTGAGCTGCACTTCGGAGTGCCGCATCGGCCTGCTGCGTCACCCGGACTACATGGAGCGGCACAAGGGCGAGCTGTTCGCGCTTTCCGAGCTGATGCTGGTCACCATGCGCCAGAGCGCGCAGATCGGGGTGCACACCCACGGTGGGGCAGCGTGGAAGGCGTTCGGGCGGGCGCTGTACGAGGAGGCGGAGCGCGCGCGTGGGGCGGGCGAAGGGATGTCCCGCGGCTAGCGGAGCGTCGGCGCCATGGCCCGGCCTGGTGCGAGCGGTACATCCGGTAAAATTTTCGCCGCTCAGCATGATTTCGGTTGATTTCGGAGACTTATGGCACTGAATCCAGGTTGTTGTCGGGGTCGCGAGGCGACGCGGATGCCTGAGCGCGCGCAGATGGCGGCGAAGGCCTGTGCCATGGGCGTCACCGGCTGCGGTATGGTCTGCGCTGCGGGTGGAGGCTGATGAGTGAGATGCGCGCGGCTGCGCGCCGGCTCATCGAGCACGTCCTGCTCTGGCTCGGGCTGGGCTACCTCGGCGTGATGTGCCTCGCGTGGGTCCCGGTTGCGATGCTGCTCCATCCGCTGCTGCCGGCCGCCGCCGCGCGCCGTTTCGGGCGGCGCATGATCATGGCCGGTTTTCGCAGTTAC
Proteins encoded in this window:
- a CDS encoding D-alanyl-D-alanine carboxypeptidase; this translates as MVADGARSATAALAAAGIDATGLVIENGSGLSRIERIRADSLGQLLLAAWRRPWMPEFLAALPLAGVDGTARGRLAASPARGHAHIKTGTLDGVRTMAGYLLDRHGRRHAVVMMVAHPEAASAAAAQDALLEWLWANGAP
- a CDS encoding D-alanyl-D-alanine carboxypeptidase/D-alanyl-D-alanine-endopeptidase; translation: MPIHFTLTPFRRLLAALGLALGLTLGLQQAALADRALPPPVALALGAAGIPAAAVAVWAQPVDGQQPVLALNAGEPMNPASVMKLVTAFAAFERLGPAHTWRTRIAASGTLRDGVLHGDLYLVGGADPMLGQERLWKLLRRLRALGIERIAGDIVLDASALRLPPHDPDAFDGRGLRPYNSGPHGLLLHYNTLLLGLFPGRAASEPVALAAEPPLAGVVIDNRILTSDAPCGLWYGDLQARLEAGPRLVLSGSLPAACGPRTWSAAPLPPADFGIALVAGLWAEVGGRVDGRVRPGVLPAASRELLGDDSPALAEVVREMNKWSSNVIARQLLATLGAHSTIGDAEADTALPRRRPGIGRRCRTWSPTARAARPRRSLPPASTRPGW
- a CDS encoding DUF4870 family protein; this encodes MNYPEPSPPPLQAGQPSENMVTVAHLVYALHAFAVFSGVVGSATIVGSFIASLPSIAAVALNYWNQAAVRGTWLESHFRWQIRTFWFAVLWVALAVLMVLTVIGFPFALLVVALVGLWVVYRVVRGWWVLAGRRTLPMH